The DNA sequence AACATgcgtgaagccctggattcaattcctagtactaagggaaaaaaattttttttaaaggtgatagTGGTGGCATTGGAGTATTCATTATTTATGGTGATTTTATTGGTACTTAGGAAGATCTTTTCCTTTCTAGGAAAAGAATGAGAATtgatggactggggttgtggttcagcagtataatgcttgcctagcacatgtgaggtgctggctttgatcctcagcaccacataaaaataaataaataaaataaaggtattttgttcaactacaatttaaaaaaatatatttaaaaaaaataatgagaactgAGGGGTAAGATCTGGCAACTGGTAAACTGTATATGCTGAGAGTGTCATATATTTAATCTACAGTTAGCTTGGCTGCCTTCTTCTACCTGGCTCCCTTTTTCTAACTTCTCGACCATAGTTTAAAATGAAGCTTTTTGGCCTTGCTCAGACTTGTACCTGGAAGATGGAAAGGTAAGATTCCTCACCCTTGTAAAATCACATCATTCAGGGTGGTTTGGGCAGTGCCTTTTGGAAATGTCAGGGTCTAAGGTCTCTAACGATCCACTCTAATTCAGTATGACTCCTAAAGAagagatgaggggctggggttgtagctcagtggtagagcacttgcctagcatgtctgaggcactgggttcgattctcagcactacgtataaataaatgaataaaataaatgtctagcaacatctaaaaaaatatttttttaaaaaaggagatgaaGCCGCAtacagtggcatatacctgtaattccagtgactcaggaggctgaggaaagaggattgcaagtttggggccaggcttggcaatttagcaagatcctatctaaaaacaacaacaacaaaaaacactaaaCGGGCTGGGGTAAAGTGCCCTAATACTGGGAAAAAAGACTGTTTTAGGTAATGGCACTCATTTGTGTAACCATTCACTCTGTTGAATATTTGTGTGTACTTGTGTCTGTCACAAACATACCATGCAAACCAGCCTCTTCCTACTGGATGGACATTTGacttgttttcagtttttatatggatattttgttaaaaatcaaaaagagaaagttttttttttttttaagttatgtcTATGAAGGATCTCTAAAGAATTCAGAGGAGATGAAGGACTATAGATTTAATGTGTATAACTTTTAGTTTCATACAGTGTTGGACTAAATTTAAATTCCAGGTCTCAAGCAGGTTTTCTTAAAGGCCCTGTTCTGTCAACTAGAGCATTCTATTAcctgttttgtcttttatttccttcatgcCTGTGTTACCCTGTTGAGATTCTTAGTGACTATTTTAAGGCATataaatcctcttttttttttttttttcctggtggtgctggagattgaactcaattcctcacgcatgctaagcatgtgctttatcactgagctacatccccagtcctttttattttttgagacggggttGCTTACGGCTGctcttagttgctgaggctgggtttgaactcatgatcctcctgcctcagcctcctgagttgctgggattataggcatgcgccaccacccCAGCACCTATGGACTATTTTTGCCTACCAAGAGATTCAACCTAGAGTCAGATACTATAGATTCAGATTTGGCAATCTACCTCTTGAAGTCCCAAATTCTGCTTGAAGAAGCCATAGtactgcaaacaacaacaacaacaaaacaaaacaaagcccaaaCCAAACCAATAAAACAGCAGCCAACTGTATAAAGATGTACTGTGAAAGATTTCTGCTATAgttcacaaagaaagaaattaaatacattCCTGCCACCAAGAGAAGCCTATGTAGTTTGCCTACCATAATAGCCACTGGCCTGCCTTATAGTTGTGGTTCTTATGCTATGGGCTCTGGAAGAAAGGACCTGACAGCAGAATTGGGCAGACATTTCAGAAAGTCATTCTGACCCCCTGAGAGCCCTTGTGGAATTTTCTGCAACCCTTGTGGAATAGCCTTATGTGCTCCATGAGTTGGCAGCTCAGATCTCAGTTTTTGCTTATTAGGCTTTGGCAcctaaatggaaagaaagaataactaTTAAGGAAAGCAAGAGTATGGCAGAGTCAGTTTCATAGCCTCTATGATTTCTGccatggaagaaaaatgaaaattgtactGTTTACAGGCAGAGTAAGGATATAATCAGCACTTGATTCAGTACTTGTCTCAGTAGAAGTGTTGCCAATCTGCCTTTATCATAGGAAAGCTGCACTGCTCCCCCACATGGTAGCCAGGTAGTATGGTAAAATGATGTTCCCTGAACTCTAAGCCCTGcttagagttcattttttttcttttttagtagtattggggattgaacccagggcctcacacagttagggaagtgctctgccactgaatcaCTCCTAGCTCAACATGAATTTCTGAATATACTTCCTGGCTGAACAACTACTTTGCACTAGTGATTCAGATTCTCTTACAAGCCCCCTGGTGCTTAGCACAGTGGCCCATGGATTgaaggtttgaagccagcctgaataatgtagtgagactctgtctcaaaaagggctggagatgtagcacagtggtagagtactccttgATTCAGactctagaactaaaaaaatcctTCTGGAGATAACAGTCACCATCTTCTGAAAGGTATAGGCATAGTGTTAGAATAACAGAATTTTGTAATTAAAAGTTTGAATTATAAGAATTGGGAGTGTTATTTTGTGTATAAGTTAAATCTTATACCAAATCCCACTTTTTCCTTTATGCATGGCAGTTTTTATAAACTTTCTGTTCTCCAAGTGTGATCTTTCTGTGTTGATATTAAAGAGATGGAATGATTGCTTACTTTCACTCCCAGCTTTCTATTGAGTATTAGTAGAGCACCTGTCTTCTCTAGTTGTCACTGCTTCTCTTCTGAAAGGAAGAAAGTGTGGACTGAACAGCAGTCTAGGAACTACTCTGGTACCCTGGGTTTGGGGTTTTTCTCTGCCTTTATTCAAGGTACACAGTTTATCTTTGATAgcattctgttttgttgtttgggCATTCACTAGCAGTAGACTAACTTGAGTGGATAACAGTGTGGTTTGACTCTATTTCTTATAATGTATAAATTTTGGTTATGTGATAGGTGGAAGCCACTCATTCTTCATCTACCCTTTTTTCAGTATCTGGCACCAATTCGGGCTGAGTCATTTGTGAACCGTGACTCTTGTGATATGCCGAAGATTCCAGGCAGTTTCTGTGGAACATCTCCCCGTCCAGCTCTAATCAAGCATCATATAAACAAGAAATTGTTTGGTCAAACCTGTGAGGACTGTGCTCTGACTGCCAAAAAGATCAGTACTGacatcagaatggcagctactctcaaattattaaaacctttaaaatatcAAGCATTTCGCGATTCTTTTGCCTACAGTGCCACCCAAAGTGTGGCATATTGGAATATGGGAAGCAATATACGACATAGGGGAAAGGCCCCTCCTGAGCGTAGTAGTTCCTGCCATCCTGCCAGAAAAGTTAAGAACGTTGGTAGTGGCACCTTTTCTCAGAGGGTCTTCACAATCAGCCATGCCTTTCTGGGTTTGGAATTCAGCAAAGCTTCTACCTCTAAAGCCAGGAAGTTGCAGCTGGACTCACCCAGGACTATGAAAATTGATGAAGAGGATGTAGAAGTTTTTGATTCCTTTGAAGGCACCCGAGTTTTCCTACAGCTAAGGCCAGAATACCAGCTTCACAGCTATAACAGATCTGAGACTTGTCAGCCCCTCTCTGTTTCAGAAGGCGAACTAATTTTGCACAAAGTCACAGTTTATCAAAGTAACCTTCAACCTCAAATCATTGCTGATTATTTCTGTAAGCTGAGCTCTTTGCCTACAGAACAGCATCCTGTTTTGCTGACAAGTACCAGCTTTGCTCTGCTCTGCCAATTGAGTGTGAAAAATATACAAGTCTTTGATATTCCAGATCTAATCAGTATTTTGAAAGCCTTTGTTAGTTTAGGAATTCCTCACTCTCATTCAATGCTAGATGTGTATGAAACCAGGTTTTGTCAACAGGTATGGGAGATGAGTCTGAATCAGCTTCTCTTGGTGGCTGATCTCTGGCGGTGCTTAGGTCTCAGAGtacctcagtttttaaaaattttttttagttacctTAATTTGCACTGGAAAGATCTATCCTTGTCCCAGCTGATTCACTTAATTTATATTATAGGTGAAAGTCGACAGGTGCCTCAGGACCTAATGCAAAAACTGGAATCATTGATCCTTAAGTATATAGATTTGATCAACTTAGAGGAGGTTGGTACAATCTGTTTGGGATTCTTTAAGTCAAGTAGTAGTCTCTCTGAATTTGTAATGCGGAAACTTGGAGATTTGGCTTGTGCTGACATGGAGCATCTGAGTAGTCATGCCTTAGTGCATATTCTTAAAATGTTCAGATTCACTCATGTGGATCACGTAAATTTCATGAAGCGCTTTGGAGAGATAGCTCCTCAGCGAATTCCTTCCCTGGGGGTTCAGGGTGTTATGCACCTGACTCTTGCCTGCTCAGCTTTACACTTTCTGGATGAAGGAGTAATGAATGCCGTGGCTGCTTCTTTGCCTCCTAGAGTAGTGCACTGTCGCAGTAAAGATATTGCCAAAATTCTGTGGTCATTTGGAACTCTGAATTATAAGCCACCCAACACAGAAGAATTTTATTCTAGCCTGATCAATGAAATTCACAGAAAGATGCCTGAATTCAACCAATATCCAGAacacctgcccacctgcctgcTGGGTCTAGCATTTTCGGAGTACTTTCCAATAGAGCTTATTGATTTTGCTTTGAGTCCAGGGTTTGTCAAGCTAGCTCAGGAGAGAAGTAAATTTGAACTCACCAAGGAACTGTATACTCTTGATGGTACAGTTGGTGTTGAGTGTCCAGATTATAGAGGCAGTCGTCTTAGTTCTTACCTTCAGCAAGAGGCATCTGCTAAGCTTTGGAATTTAGCAAGGAAAGATATGAACTCAAAGCCTGAATTCCTAGAAGCTCTCTCTTTACTTGAGACCATGTTGGGCGGCCCCCAGTACATCAAGCACCATATGATTTTGCCTCATACTCGGTCTTCTGACTTAGAGGTCCAGCTTGACATTAACATGAAGCCATTACCATTTAATAAAGAAGCCATACCAGCTGATGATGTAGCCGAATTAAGGCTTAAGCATGTAGGAGTCAGCCTTACAGATAATTTGATGAATCAGTTGCTGAAAGGGAAAGCAAGAGGGCATTTCCAGGGGAACAGTGAGTCAGAGACTTTGCAGCAGCCTGTAAAGTCAGAGAAAGAATCCTTGGGGAACTTTCTTTCCAATATGGCAGGTAGATTGGGAGCTGTGGAGATGGCTGGCCTGCATCCCTCAGCCCATGTGCAGGCCCCACCAGTGAAGCTGGCTATTCAGCTGACGAACAGGAACCAATATTGCTATGGTTCCAGGGATCTGCTTGGACTGCACAATATGAAGAGGCGGCAGCTGGTTCGGCTTGGGTACCATGTGGTAGAATTATCCTACTGGGAATGGCTCCCACTACTAAAACGAACTCGTTTAGAGAAGCTGGCTTTCCTCCATGAGAAAGTGTTCACTTCTGTTCTCTAAAGGGCTTTCATGGGTATTTTTACTCTAAACTGTTGgtgtacaggttgagcatccctaatttgAAAATCCAAAACGTTCCAGAATCTGGAACTTTGAGTACCACCATGACATTAACTTTGGATTTTAGACTTTTGGATTAGGGATATTCAAATGGTAGTCTATGCAGATATTTCTTAATCTGAAGCAACTCAAAGTCTTTCTTgtctcaagcttttttttttttttttttaactaggaacTGAGCCAGAGGCTCCACATTCCGacccttttttttgttgttgttgttttgagacagggtcttgctaagttgcttaggacctctctaagttgatgaggctagctttaaacttgctattttcctgcctcagcctccccagccactgggaatacaggtgtgcgtcgctgtgcccagcctggtcccaagcattttgaatAAAATCATACTCAATTTATAcagcaaaataattataaaagccaGAATGTAAATTTAGTAATAAAATCATCTGTTGAAGAGAATTAATCATGGTGTTATCTGTTACAGATTGAGCTAATATATGTTAACTGTGAATTAATTGTGACCTGTAGCAGTAATAAGTTATTGCTAATTTGTGCATATTACTCTTAGTaagtaataaacattttaaaatgtccatgGTCTAGTAATTCCTAttgcagtttttatttccttctttctttttttaaaaatattttttagttgtaggtggacacaatacctttattttatttttgtatggtgcacaggattaaacccagtgcctcaagcatgcctGGCGAGTGCTCTacatctgagccacaaccccagccctcctgttgCACTTTGTTTACTAGCCTTATGTCTcagttattttaaacttttagaataaaaatttaggtATTGTCTAGAgccaatttttataaaagtagttatcatattctttgttttaaagaagaatcACAGCTTTACTTACATTTCAGGACTTTACCTCTGTGTGTGTTCTTCACAGTCTAAAATGAAAGTTCTCATTTTTGTTTAGATTTGATTGGTTATCCTTAGTTGCTTGTTCTTCCAATTTCAGAATTGGAGTTAATATCTTCTTCTTAGCTCCCTATTCCACATTTCTACACTTCTTGCATAAACTCTTCTCTCCAGGCctcccatattttcttcttaaaattggacctagaaaaatagaattatataagAGCCTAAGAGGCCAGTAGTTCCCAAATCTGATGCATGTTTTTCATGGCAAGTAGCCCAGATGGGAAGAAAATGAGTTACCTTTCAAATCAGGTAGTCCCATGGACAGGTTTTGTTGATTCCTTTTTGCTTATACTAGAGTCACCAACATAGAGATTTTCTGTGTAAATAACAATATAAGTAATTTTAGTAAACACTTGGGGTCTGTGAAAATTCCTTTCAAAAGGGATCACTCTGGACtacagatgtagttcagtggtagattgcttgcctaccatgtatgaggttTGATTCCCCCACACTGCAAAAGAAAGAGGGATCCCTCCTCCTATTGTTAAGGTCTCTCAAAGGTCACTTCTTCAGAGAAGATTTCTCACTCTGACCAACAGCACTTcagtctttttttcattttttttttccatattgatgattcaacccaggggcattttgccactgagccatatccccagcccttgttatttttgagacagggcctcagttactgaggctggcctcaaacttgggatgcTCCtatttcagcttcccaagtagttggatcataggcatgtgccctCATACCTAGCTCCATTGGCTTTTGATCATGATCTGTCAAACATGCTATTTTGCTTCATTCAGTTATTAGCTCacattggggtttttttgttgttgttattgtttggatcCTTTAGAATTTTCTGTATGTCAGCTCATGTTGTCTGAACATAGAGATAGCTTTATGTTTCTCTTTCcactttggatttctttttcttgcctgattgctttgGCAAGAACTTCTAGTAAGATAAAGAATAGAATTGGTGAAAGTAGGTATCCTTGTATTGTTCCttgaatgctttcaatttttcaccaattattttttttaatatttattttttagctttaggtggacacagtatttttattttattttttatgtagtgctgaggatcgaacccagtgcctcacgcatgccaggcgagcacactactacttgagccacatccctagctccaaCCTTTCACCAATTATGATGTTAGTTGTGGGTTTTTTCATAAaccctttataatgttgagggagttccttttattttttgttcctacttttctgagtctctaataaattattttagtttgtgACCCAAATAGTAcatgtgatctctctctctctctctctctctctctctctctctctctctctctctctctttctctctctttctctctctttctctctctttctctctctttctctctttctccttgaaGTACTGTGGGTTGAATTCAGACTCTCAGATTCTCtatcactaaactatatccccagtacttgttatttttctattttgagacaggttcttgctaggttgcccaggctggcattgagcttgtgatcctcctacctcagcttcctgagtagctgggattataggtgtgtgtctcTGCACTGGGTGGGACATTtcttatacttaaaataattcattgtttTGCTGAAGTTTGGgctttttcttgtgtgtgtgtatatgtgtgtgtgaacagGTAAtgtctgaggattgaatccatggatgctttaccactgagctacatccctagtccttttttttttttaaatatttatttttttaggtgtagatggacacaacacaatgcctttatttttatttggtgctgaggatcgaacccaggtcccgcccgtgctaggcaagcgctgtaccgctgagccacaatcccagcccccatctctagtcctttttattttgagatacagaattgctgaattgctaaggctgaccttgaatttgggatcctcctgcctcagtctcccatgttgctgggattataggtgtgtgtcaccattcCCGGCTGAAGTTCAGGTTTAGGTGAacagtttttatttgttaaatctgGCAACCCTAAAGCATAGCATCAAGACAGGTTTTATttgggtggggtggtggtggtggtggtgcataGAATAGACTTGAATGAATGattgcatttgttaaaaatagaGTACTATAATTGGAGATAGTTGAAAATTCAGGAGGGAGATAAGACTCGAAATTAGGTCCTGGAGGAAAGGGACCGGATTAAGGTCAGGTTGATTGTAGAGCCTGGCCACCTCACCTGAGATCCCATAGAATTTCCCTGACATTGTTATTAAGGCAATTCATTGTATATCTTGTTTTGAGTctgaatcttttaaaagaaaaacatgtccaTTTGTGCCTCATTTTGATGCTGTGGTTTGCTTAAGAGTAAAAACTGTATGCATGGGCTAAGGGTATAActtagtggtagtgtgcttgcctaatatgcataGACACAGAAATGTCCATTTGTGCCGAGCATACTGCCTCAAACATAAACCCTTAAAGGTGACTTAGGTACATGTGATATAAAATTGCAGGCATCTTTTAGACCCCTGCCTGTGTTCTAGTTCTCTCACTGGTGGGCAACAGTCTTTCAGTTTAACCAACTctaagaaaaatgcatttaagtCAAATTTCATGGATGGACAGGTGACTCAATTTAGAAATTATGAGAAGTATTATGTGTCTTTAAAAGCTGAAGTGCCCAATTTATAAAATTGCTCACTGTGTTAGTATTCCACCTACTCTATAAGGTTAAATGCTTTTCTCTTATTTGACAggtaatctttttttccccctctgtatCCTGTTTGAGCttagtctttaaaaatatgtgtatctgccagaattattttccatttcttttgcgTGAAACTAAAAATCAGATTGTATAATTCAGCTATGGTAACTTTTTTGTAGGCCAAAGGAAGGTGGAtgcttaaattttcaaaaagtgtCATGGTCACCTTATTCTCTTCCAAATTACCCCTCCATTCTTTCCCACCCCCAGGTTCTAAACttcaacaacaacatcaaaaggTTTGCTTCATTTCTTTAAGCTCCAGGGCATCACAGACAACAACCTTCAGGACGGAGTGACCAACTTGTCCCAGTTTGCCTGGGACTCTCCCAGCACTGAAAGTCACACATTTTGATAATCCCTTCGGTCCTGGGTAGATCAATACAGTTGGGCAGTTGACTTCTGACTCCTTTCTTGTTCTTTCCCTTACATTTTCCCTTCCTGAGCCTAAGTACAGAGAGGCAGGGAAGAAAGGTTTGTCCCATCTGGACATCCAGTGGCTATCAGCTGCCAAGAAATACCCagagcatatattttattatcagtCCTCCCTGATACCATCTGGAGACCTCAGAAATCCAGTGCATGTGTTTAACTATTTATaacaactttgtgtgtgtgtgtgtgtgtgtgtgtgtgtgtacttgggATTGTACCCGGAGTGCTtaatccctgagctacatccccagcactgtttattttttattttgagacagggtcttgctaggttgcataggtccttgctaaattgctgagactgcccTCAAAcctatgatccttctgcctcggcctcctgagtgctgggattataggcatggctACCACACCTGGTTAGTACTTAGAAGAATTTTAAACccaaaagagggggaaaaaaatcccccaaCGTATCCCTCTAGTAGAGTATGACATGTTTAAACTTCTGCATGCCCACCATTACCTCCCAAACTATTCATGTACACATAGTCCTAGATACGgatttttcacaaatatataattgTAATACTCCCATAAACTTTCACTTATGGGCAACCAACTGTGTGTGATAGATTGAGACAGCTGTCTTTCATTTTAGCCAGCTCTAAGGATAATGTGAATAAGTCAAACATTTTATATGGATGAGTAAATAATTGAATTTAAagatttgtgttctttttctttgttttatgtatacttttgcattttttaaatagtcaCAGTTATCATTTAAATGACATGAATGATAATATCACTCAAATTTGTTTCTTACAATGTGAACAGTGGGCTTAACTGACGTCTTAAGGGACTTAGATATGGGTAAAGAACTTCAGGATTTCTGTGGTAATAACAGTACTTTGGGGTTGAGGGTGTAGtgcattggtagagtgcttgcctaccatttgtgaggccctaggttctattcccagcactacccaataaataaacaaaaaagtatttgactttataaaataaatgacttttttttttttttcttagtagtactggtcattgaacccagggatgttctactactgagccacatcccagtcctttttattttgaaacaggttcttgctgagttgcttagggcctccctaagttgctgaggctagtttaaaacatgtgatcctcctgccttagcctttttCCAGTCACTAGAATTGCaagggtgcaccaccatgcccagccaataAATGACTTCTTAATGGGTAGCACAAGGGATCCTTGTGGTGCTTgaactgttttgttttcctgactATGGTATTGATTACACAAATCTACACATGGAATAAAATTGCATAGAACTGAAGAGGTAGGCCTGCACAAATGAATGCATATAAAACTGGTGAAATCTAAGTAAGATCAGTAGATTGTTATTGTAAGTTTTCTAGTCATGGTGTTGTATTATAACTATGTAAGAATTACCACCAGGAAGAACTGTGTAAAAGATACTCTGTTTCTTACAACTTAACCTACAATTATCTTGAAAGGtttaattaaatatcttttaaataatcaGTTTCTTAGTAGCTTTGAAATCCTTGTGAAATGCTCAGTAGTTCAAAAAAGAATATCCCTctaaaaaggggagaaaatgtcaaaagaaaaattgaGGCTACTAGCTTATTTCTAAGTAGTTTATACCTTGGTATCTTTAGGAAGCCATTTTCAAAGATAATCCCTCCTATAATACAGAAAAGATAGTGGGAACACATCAGCCAGAGGAAAGGGAAACCAATTGAAGGATGAATTGCTTCTAAGTGGTTCAAAATTGTTACATCATCTAGGAGGTTAATGGCAGGCTTTTCATTAGTTGTCATTTCTCTCCCTTATTATAAGCCTTCTATGACTTCCCTCTGACCAGTagctttcaaacatttttttttttttttaacaacaaccCTTAGTAAGAAATGCCTTTTATTCCTggcatagtgacacatgcctgtgattccagctacttGCGAGATGAGGCAAAAGGAACATAAGTTTGAAACCAGCTTGggcaacctagtaagaccctgtctccaaaaggaCTGAGtatgaaactcagtggtagaacacttgcctctcatgtgcaggaccctgggttcaatccctagtactaccaaaaaaatcaaaatgctttACATCAAAACCTTGAATGAATGAGTGTACATGGATATATAACTGAAACAAAAAGTTTTACAAGACAGTATGTTCACCTTTACGTTAGTGCATACTGATATTTCCTTTCTATTctacttaattaaaaaattgcTGGTTATATCTCAC is a window from the Urocitellus parryii isolate mUroPar1 chromosome 6, mUroPar1.hap1, whole genome shotgun sequence genome containing:
- the Fastkd5 gene encoding FAST kinase domain-containing protein 5, mitochondrial, with the protein product MPKIPGSFCGTSPRPALIKHHINKKLFGQTCEDCALTAKKISTDIRMAATLKLLKPLKYQAFRDSFAYSATQSVAYWNMGSNIRHRGKAPPERSSSCHPARKVKNVGSGTFSQRVFTISHAFLGLEFSKASTSKARKLQLDSPRTMKIDEEDVEVFDSFEGTRVFLQLRPEYQLHSYNRSETCQPLSVSEGELILHKVTVYQSNLQPQIIADYFCKLSSLPTEQHPVLLTSTSFALLCQLSVKNIQVFDIPDLISILKAFVSLGIPHSHSMLDVYETRFCQQVWEMSLNQLLLVADLWRCLGLRVPQFLKIFFSYLNLHWKDLSLSQLIHLIYIIGESRQVPQDLMQKLESLILKYIDLINLEEVGTICLGFFKSSSSLSEFVMRKLGDLACADMEHLSSHALVHILKMFRFTHVDHVNFMKRFGEIAPQRIPSLGVQGVMHLTLACSALHFLDEGVMNAVAASLPPRVVHCRSKDIAKILWSFGTLNYKPPNTEEFYSSLINEIHRKMPEFNQYPEHLPTCLLGLAFSEYFPIELIDFALSPGFVKLAQERSKFELTKELYTLDGTVGVECPDYRGSRLSSYLQQEASAKLWNLARKDMNSKPEFLEALSLLETMLGGPQYIKHHMILPHTRSSDLEVQLDINMKPLPFNKEAIPADDVAELRLKHVGVSLTDNLMNQLLKGKARGHFQGNSESETLQQPVKSEKESLGNFLSNMAGRLGAVEMAGLHPSAHVQAPPVKLAIQLTNRNQYCYGSRDLLGLHNMKRRQLVRLGYHVVELSYWEWLPLLKRTRLEKLAFLHEKVFTSVL